One region of Streptomyces subrutilus genomic DNA includes:
- a CDS encoding response regulator transcription factor: MRVLIVEDEPYLAEAVRDGLRLEAIAADIAGDGDTALELLSVNSYDLAVLDRDIPGPSGDEVARRIVASGSGIPILMLTAADRIDDKASGFGLGADDYLTKPFELRELVLRLRALDRRRAYARPPVREIAGLRVDPFRREVFRDGRYIALTRKQFAVLEVLVAAEGGVVSAEELLERAWDENADPLTNAVRITVSALRKRLGEPWIIATVSGVGYRIDTQPEAQDGGGDRG, from the coding sequence ATGCGCGTACTGATCGTGGAGGACGAGCCCTACCTGGCCGAAGCCGTCCGGGACGGCCTGCGGCTGGAGGCGATCGCCGCCGACATCGCCGGCGACGGCGACACCGCCCTGGAACTGCTCAGCGTCAACTCCTACGACCTCGCGGTCCTGGACCGCGACATCCCCGGTCCCTCCGGCGACGAGGTCGCGCGGCGCATCGTCGCCTCCGGAAGCGGCATCCCGATCCTCATGCTCACCGCTGCCGACCGGATCGACGACAAGGCCTCCGGGTTCGGCCTCGGCGCCGACGACTACCTCACCAAGCCGTTCGAGCTGCGGGAGCTCGTCCTGCGGCTGAGGGCGCTCGACCGCAGGCGCGCGTACGCCCGGCCCCCGGTCCGCGAGATCGCGGGGCTGCGGGTCGACCCCTTCCGCCGGGAGGTCTTCCGCGACGGACGCTACATCGCGCTCACCCGCAAGCAGTTCGCCGTGCTGGAGGTCCTCGTCGCCGCCGAGGGCGGGGTCGTCAGCGCCGAAGAGCTGCTGGAGCGGGCCTGGGACGAGAACGCCGACCCCCTCACCAACGCCGTGCGCATCACCGTCTCCGCGCTGCGCAAACGGCTCGGCGAACCCTGGATCATCGCCACGGTGTCCGGCGTCGGCTACCGCATCGACACCCAGCCGGAAGCCCAAGACGGGGGCGGGGACCGTGGATAG
- a CDS encoding alpha/beta fold hydrolase — MPGGVTAAVVAVVLLLVAGAPEPSGGTDDEQRVDIGGGRSLYLRCSGSGSPTVVLLSGLHEASDPWSLTDTAPPVPKAPAVLPGVAAFTRVCTYDRPGTIRYTQPPTLTTRSTPVRGTRELTGMVRDLDQVLTAARVPGPYLLVGHSFGGMLALRYAQEHPERTRGLVLVDALGPGLKPAMGARWPEYVKALRHPGTPFDADPDFEQVDIDGGVAALDRGGPLPPVPVAVLSKTEPFAAPATMSKALLATLETAWPKAQQALVQLRPQTPHLLATGSDHYVQIHDPDLTLAAIRLVADRAAAPDGR, encoded by the coding sequence GTGCCCGGCGGGGTCACCGCCGCGGTGGTGGCCGTGGTCCTGCTGCTGGTGGCGGGCGCGCCCGAGCCCTCGGGCGGAACGGACGACGAGCAGCGCGTGGACATCGGCGGCGGCCGGAGCTTGTACCTGCGCTGCTCGGGTTCGGGGAGCCCGACCGTGGTGCTGCTGTCCGGCCTGCACGAGGCCTCCGACCCGTGGTCGCTGACCGACACCGCACCCCCCGTGCCGAAGGCTCCGGCGGTGCTGCCGGGGGTGGCGGCGTTCACGCGCGTGTGCACCTACGACCGGCCGGGAACCATCCGCTACACACAGCCCCCGACGCTGACCACCCGCAGCACGCCGGTCCGGGGCACCCGGGAACTGACCGGCATGGTCCGGGACTTGGACCAGGTCCTGACCGCCGCGCGGGTGCCTGGTCCGTACCTGCTGGTGGGGCATTCCTTCGGCGGGATGCTGGCCCTGCGGTACGCGCAGGAGCACCCGGAGCGGACCCGCGGGCTGGTGCTGGTCGACGCGCTGGGGCCGGGGCTGAAGCCGGCGATGGGGGCGCGGTGGCCGGAGTACGTCAAGGCACTGAGGCACCCGGGCACGCCCTTCGACGCCGACCCGGACTTCGAGCAGGTCGACATCGACGGCGGGGTCGCGGCCCTCGACCGCGGTGGCCCGCTCCCGCCGGTCCCGGTCGCGGTGCTCAGCAAGACCGAGCCCTTCGCGGCGCCGGCCACCATGTCGAAGGCCCTGCTGGCGACACTGGAGACGGCCTGGCCCAAGGCGCAGCAGGCCCTGGTACAGCTGCGCCCGCAGACCCCGCACCTCCTGGCAACCGGCAGCGACCACTACGTCCAGATCCACGACCCGGACCTCACGCTCGCGGCGATCCGCCTGGTCGCGGACCGTGCGGCGGCGCCGGACGGGCGATAG
- a CDS encoding SSI family serine proteinase inhibitor yields the protein MRHRIATVSAAVLLTLAGATGIAQAQPASLYAPSAVVLTVAQGEDADTVERASTLSCAPTAQGTHPDPKAACTALAATAGTFDTLLAAPDRNRACPMHYAPVTVTAEGVWQGSRISWKHTFSNACTMSATLNGNAVFAF from the coding sequence GTGCGTCACCGCATCGCTACCGTCTCCGCTGCCGTTCTCCTGACCCTGGCTGGTGCCACGGGCATCGCGCAGGCACAGCCCGCCAGCCTGTACGCCCCGTCCGCCGTGGTCCTGACCGTCGCCCAGGGCGAGGACGCGGACACCGTCGAGCGGGCCTCGACCCTCAGCTGCGCCCCGACCGCCCAGGGCACGCACCCCGACCCCAAGGCCGCCTGTACGGCCCTCGCCGCCACCGCCGGTACCTTCGACACGCTGCTGGCGGCCCCGGATCGGAACCGCGCCTGCCCGATGCACTACGCCCCGGTCACCGTCACCGCGGAGGGCGTCTGGCAGGGCAGCCGCATCTCCTGGAAGCACACCTTCTCCAACGCGTGCACCATGTCCGCGACCCTCAACGGCAACGCCGTCTTCGCGTTCTGA
- a CDS encoding VanZ family protein, translating to MNHDASLSAPRPTRRTVLIGLAVLVIAAAAFAIRRPLMMSAPVCLAGRWHGCYDTFNGVVLMTLVTLPLAVLVAWALARRRRAAGVASAWRTSLAEVGMVHGTVPFVWLTLMPGASPGLVPGRMSLVPLRDLVVMGPLGIVGNLLVFASLGFFAPMRFAALASLPRILALGAGCSVLVETAQYVLRLDRVSSVDDVLVNAAGALLAGLASRRWWRTRAGAPSDRPRPMPAPVG from the coding sequence ATGAACCACGACGCATCCCTGTCAGCACCCCGCCCCACGCGCAGGACCGTGCTCATCGGTCTGGCGGTCCTCGTCATCGCGGCCGCCGCGTTCGCCATCCGGCGGCCGCTCATGATGTCCGCGCCGGTGTGCTTGGCCGGGCGGTGGCACGGCTGCTACGACACGTTCAACGGCGTGGTGCTCATGACTCTGGTCACGCTGCCCTTGGCCGTGCTGGTGGCGTGGGCTCTGGCGCGCCGGCGGCGCGCCGCGGGCGTCGCCTCGGCGTGGCGGACGTCGCTGGCCGAGGTGGGCATGGTCCACGGGACGGTGCCGTTCGTATGGCTGACCCTGATGCCGGGCGCCTCGCCCGGCCTGGTCCCCGGCCGCATGAGCCTGGTCCCGCTGCGGGACCTGGTCGTCATGGGGCCGCTCGGGATCGTCGGCAACCTGCTGGTCTTCGCGTCGCTGGGGTTCTTCGCCCCGATGCGGTTCGCGGCGCTGGCGTCCCTGCCGCGGATCCTGGCGCTGGGGGCGGGCTGCTCGGTCCTGGTCGAGACGGCACAGTACGTCCTGCGGCTGGACCGGGTGTCCTCCGTGGACGACGTACTGGTCAACGCCGCCGGCGCCCTGCTGGCGGGGCTGGCGTCGCGCCGCTGGTGGCGCACGAGGGCGGGCGCCCCGTCGGACCGGCCTCGCCCGATGCCGGCACCGGTGGGCTGA
- a CDS encoding VOC family protein, with product MALRPVHVNIKAFDHSAVGRFWAQALGWSAYGTGSGVTTYVGPAGGLVWPDPVALGIDVVAVPEPKTATKNRVHLDLATTSAAHQAELVARLRALGATPADVGQGDVPWTVLADPEGNEFCVLEPREAYRDTGPIAAVVVDCADPRAMARFWGEALDWTPHKVTDDIATLRSAQGVGPYVEFLRTPGVKTVPDRVHLDLLPYPGDDKEAEVARLRALGATGLDLGQGDVPWTCLTDPEGHEFCVLAPS from the coding sequence ATGGCGCTGCGACCCGTCCACGTGAACATCAAGGCTTTCGACCACTCGGCGGTCGGCCGGTTCTGGGCGCAGGCGCTCGGCTGGAGCGCGTACGGCACGGGATCCGGCGTGACCACGTACGTGGGACCCGCCGGCGGCCTCGTCTGGCCGGACCCGGTCGCGCTGGGGATCGATGTGGTCGCCGTCCCGGAACCCAAGACGGCGACGAAGAACCGTGTCCACCTGGATCTGGCCACCACCTCCGCGGCCCATCAGGCGGAGTTGGTCGCGCGGCTCCGGGCGCTCGGTGCCACGCCCGCCGACGTGGGACAGGGCGACGTGCCGTGGACGGTCCTCGCCGACCCGGAGGGCAACGAGTTCTGCGTGCTGGAGCCCCGGGAGGCCTACCGGGACACCGGGCCGATCGCAGCGGTGGTGGTCGACTGCGCGGACCCGCGGGCCATGGCGCGGTTCTGGGGCGAGGCGTTGGACTGGACCCCGCACAAGGTGACGGACGATATCGCCACGTTGCGCTCTGCCCAAGGCGTCGGCCCGTATGTCGAGTTCCTCCGCACCCCCGGCGTGAAGACCGTGCCGGACCGCGTCCATCTCGACCTGCTGCCGTACCCCGGCGACGACAAGGAGGCGGAGGTGGCCCGGTTGCGGGCCCTCGGCGCCACCGGCCTCGACCTCGGCCAGGGCGACGTCCCGTGGACGTGCCTGACCGACCCGGAGGGCCACGAGTTCTGCGTCCTCGCCCCGTCCTGA
- a CDS encoding DUF4190 domain-containing protein, translating to MAFIMSILCAIPLVPLVLGIIALRQIRERRQKGRGLAIAAIVIHGVTLVLYALALVFGFSGVLDGAPRRDVTGQVTEEGSSEVKDIRMGDCFNTDDNLAEYQDESGGDVPLTVTVVPCDQPHEGEAYAVFDLEEGPYPGREAVTKTTDEVLRYGPHRLRGPLRATLGQTAALHLLPDRRHLERR from the coding sequence GTGGCCTTCATCATGTCGATCCTCTGTGCGATCCCGTTGGTCCCGCTGGTCCTGGGCATCATCGCCCTGCGCCAGATCCGCGAGCGCCGGCAGAAGGGCAGGGGATTGGCCATCGCTGCGATCGTCATCCACGGCGTGACCCTCGTGCTCTACGCCCTCGCGCTGGTCTTCGGATTCTCCGGCGTGCTGGACGGGGCACCCCGGCGCGACGTCACGGGCCAGGTCACCGAGGAAGGCTCCAGCGAGGTGAAGGACATCCGGATGGGGGACTGCTTCAACACGGACGACAACTTGGCGGAGTACCAGGACGAGAGCGGTGGGGACGTCCCCCTCACGGTCACCGTGGTGCCCTGCGACCAGCCGCACGAGGGGGAGGCGTACGCCGTCTTCGACCTCGAGGAAGGCCCTTACCCGGGCAGGGAGGCGGTCACAAAGACCACCGACGAGGTGCTCCGGTACGGCCCTCACCGACTACGTGGGCCCCTCCGCGCAACTCTCGGACAAACTGCAGCTCTACATCTACTACCCGACCGAAGGCACCTGGAACGTCGGTAA
- a CDS encoding NIPSNAP family protein, translated as MITIHLKYEIDVDKLEAFEEYARRWVKLVNRFGGTHHGYFLPSEGDSDIAYALFSFSGLAAYEQYRTDSMTDPQCQAAFDLARETRCIKRYERRFLRPLETPGP; from the coding sequence GTGATCACCATTCATCTGAAGTACGAGATCGACGTCGACAAGCTCGAGGCCTTCGAGGAGTACGCGCGCCGTTGGGTCAAGCTGGTCAACCGTTTCGGCGGCACCCACCACGGCTACTTCCTGCCCAGCGAGGGTGACAGCGACATCGCCTACGCCCTCTTCTCCTTCTCCGGCCTCGCAGCCTATGAGCAGTACCGGACGGACAGCATGACCGATCCGCAATGCCAGGCGGCTTTCGACCTGGCACGCGAAACCCGCTGCATCAAGCGGTACGAACGCCGCTTCCTCCGGCCGCTCGAGACCCCCGGCCCCTGA
- a CDS encoding sensor histidine kinase, with translation MSVRTKLALSYAGFLMLAGVLLLAAVWVFLLRYVPERATLIVPSGAPTHGVFPIRSNLLRVFAPRAAAVLAFLLVLGLVGGWVLAGRMLAPLTQITAAARTAGNRSLSHRIRMEGRRDEFRELSDAFDSMLEQLESHVAEQQRFAANASHELRTPLAISRALLDVARKDPARDRGEVIERLHAVNTRAIDLTEALLLLSRGDSGTFTREDVDLSLLAEEAAETLLPLAEQRQITLDVTGGAARTSGSAELLLRMVTNLVQNAVVHNLPAGGAVTVHTEADGGTSVLRVENTGRPLPPDLVPTLTEPFQRGTERVRTDEHAGVGLGLAIVHSIVRAHAGTLDLAPRPAGGLLVTVRLPGTP, from the coding sequence ATGAGCGTGCGCACCAAGCTCGCCCTCAGCTACGCCGGATTCCTCATGCTCGCCGGCGTCCTGCTGCTCGCGGCGGTGTGGGTGTTCCTCCTGCGCTACGTCCCCGAGCGTGCGACGCTCATCGTCCCCTCCGGCGCCCCCACCCATGGCGTCTTCCCCATCCGGTCCAACCTCCTGCGCGTCTTCGCTCCGCGGGCGGCCGCGGTCCTGGCGTTCCTGCTGGTACTGGGCCTCGTAGGCGGGTGGGTCCTGGCCGGCAGGATGCTCGCACCCCTCACCCAGATCACGGCTGCCGCACGGACGGCCGGGAACCGGTCGCTGTCCCACCGGATCCGCATGGAGGGCCGCCGGGACGAATTCCGTGAACTCTCCGACGCCTTCGACTCGATGCTCGAACAACTCGAGTCCCATGTCGCCGAGCAGCAGCGCTTCGCCGCGAACGCCTCCCACGAACTGCGCACCCCGCTGGCGATCTCTCGCGCGCTCCTCGACGTCGCCCGCAAGGACCCCGCCCGGGACCGGGGCGAGGTCATCGAACGCCTGCACGCCGTCAACACGCGGGCGATCGACCTCACCGAGGCCCTCCTGCTGCTCAGCCGCGGTGACAGCGGCACCTTCACCCGGGAGGACGTCGACCTCTCCCTCCTCGCCGAAGAGGCCGCCGAAACCCTGCTTCCCCTCGCCGAACAGCGGCAGATCACACTCGACGTCACCGGCGGTGCGGCCCGGACCAGCGGCTCCGCGGAGCTCCTGCTGCGGATGGTGACGAACCTCGTCCAGAACGCCGTCGTCCACAACCTCCCCGCCGGCGGCGCCGTGACGGTCCACACCGAGGCCGACGGCGGTACGAGCGTGCTGCGGGTCGAGAACACGGGCCGCCCCCTCCCGCCGGACCTGGTCCCGACCCTCACCGAGCCCTTTCAGCGCGGAACGGAACGCGTACGCACCGACGAGCACGCCGGCGTCGGCCTCGGCCTGGCCATCGTGCACAGCATCGTCCGCGCCCACGCCGGAACCCTCGACCTCGCCCCCCGCCCCGCCGGCGGCCTCCTCGTGACGGTCCGGCTTCCCGGCACGCCGTAG
- a CDS encoding S41 family peptidase — translation MATRTRKRGVLLSLSVALAAGLVTANGSASAADSASATRVAQAPFEMVQSPPGRVAAAPSPPPDPDMSAAAELFLTHVLDLLQKNSLERNKVDWPEVRRQAFADAAGAKTTADTYEAIDTAVKALNNRHTYFLRPDQAAALDPPVEVPGTEGPPPVPRGHLIGQKIGYVSLPTTDKIPGYARAGAEVVRTVDASGPCGWIVDLRGDSGGAMWPMLDALAPLLGDGRLGAFVDADGEQSAWELKKGQLSVGGEVISKDVPPSIETGEPGIDDYVTHNAYVLKRPRPPVAVLTGPETASAGEATLIAFRGRPEARSFGLPTAGLATGNTTYPFHDGSLLVLTETADVDRTGRRYGNTPIAPDVRVDFTDQDVAGGPGDPVVDAARKWLESRPACRA, via the coding sequence GTGGCCACACGTACGCGAAAGCGTGGGGTACTGCTCTCCCTCTCCGTGGCGCTGGCAGCCGGGCTGGTGACAGCCAACGGCTCCGCGAGCGCGGCGGACTCCGCGAGCGCCACGCGGGTCGCCCAGGCGCCGTTCGAAATGGTGCAGTCGCCGCCCGGAAGGGTGGCCGCCGCCCCCTCACCGCCACCCGACCCGGACATGTCGGCAGCCGCTGAGCTGTTCCTCACGCACGTGCTGGACCTGCTCCAGAAGAACTCGCTGGAGCGGAACAAGGTCGACTGGCCGGAGGTGCGGCGGCAGGCGTTCGCCGACGCTGCCGGGGCCAAAACCACCGCCGACACCTACGAGGCGATCGACACCGCCGTCAAAGCCCTCAACAATCGGCACACCTACTTCCTGCGGCCGGACCAGGCCGCCGCGCTCGACCCGCCCGTCGAGGTACCCGGCACCGAGGGACCACCGCCCGTACCCCGAGGCCACCTCATCGGACAGAAGATCGGCTACGTCTCGCTCCCGACCACGGACAAGATCCCGGGGTACGCGCGGGCCGGCGCCGAGGTGGTCCGCACGGTCGACGCCTCCGGGCCCTGCGGTTGGATCGTCGACCTGCGTGGTGACAGCGGAGGTGCCATGTGGCCCATGCTCGACGCCCTGGCACCGTTGCTCGGTGACGGTCGGCTCGGCGCTTTCGTCGATGCCGACGGCGAGCAGAGCGCGTGGGAGCTGAAGAAGGGACAGCTGTCCGTCGGTGGCGAGGTCATCTCGAAGGACGTGCCCCCGAGCATCGAAACGGGTGAGCCCGGCATCGATGACTACGTGACCCACAACGCGTACGTGCTCAAGCGGCCCCGGCCGCCGGTCGCGGTGTTGACGGGACCCGAGACGGCGAGCGCCGGCGAGGCCACCCTGATCGCCTTCCGCGGCCGGCCGGAGGCCCGCAGCTTCGGCCTGCCCACAGCCGGGCTGGCAACGGGCAACACGACCTACCCGTTCCACGACGGCTCACTCCTCGTCCTCACCGAAACGGCCGACGTGGACCGGACCGGGCGCCGATACGGCAACACCCCCATCGCCCCGGACGTCCGCGTGGACTTCACCGACCAGGACGTCGCCGGCGGCCCTGGTGATCCGGTGGTCGACGCCGCGCGGAAGTGGCTGGAGTCCCGGCCCGCCTGCCGCGCCTGA
- a CDS encoding tryptophan 2,3-dioxygenase family protein, translating into MPVESDGISLARSVTEHVRLTGKHFLPDRVLGQLSDIRHRHAADRPFLHAFLDCVLDKHEGRFWNRTYLALPVLELLMEERHSALSADRMSVMLMSDVVRFEIEAAGGSRAGSGRGRPDPARLGTRLRHALRFVAKGLGRAEAGALPSRMAHMPRARLEELVEHLPRPPATDGFRWFDVTVQPVYVLHDEYFFIRVLQAHEMLFTAIAADMEEAIRELRAGDPEGGVQRIDHAVAMFERAAALFRIVATMQPEQFSDFRQYTEGASAIQSEQYKRFESLCGVPTVPRLCSSAFTSVPAVKAEVEDDRHDTVSQAYLDLRAEGRFGPGEWHRLDAALSRLENGHQRWKSAHRSIAVRMLGDAHGSGHTTGVPYLTECLDNRLFWQLDTRH; encoded by the coding sequence ATGCCCGTGGAATCCGACGGTATCTCCCTGGCCCGGTCGGTCACGGAGCACGTACGGCTGACAGGAAAGCACTTCCTACCCGATCGCGTGCTGGGGCAGCTGAGCGACATCCGACATCGCCATGCCGCTGACCGCCCGTTCCTCCACGCCTTTCTCGACTGCGTGCTCGACAAGCACGAGGGTCGCTTCTGGAATCGCACCTACCTCGCGCTGCCGGTCCTGGAGCTCCTCATGGAGGAACGGCATTCGGCGCTGAGCGCGGACCGGATGTCCGTCATGCTGATGTCCGACGTCGTCCGTTTCGAGATCGAGGCGGCAGGCGGCTCGCGCGCCGGATCCGGCCGCGGTCGGCCGGATCCCGCGAGGCTGGGCACGCGGTTGCGGCACGCCCTGCGCTTCGTGGCGAAGGGCCTCGGGCGGGCGGAAGCGGGAGCCCTGCCGTCGCGGATGGCGCACATGCCCCGGGCCCGCCTGGAAGAACTCGTCGAGCACCTGCCCCGGCCCCCCGCCACGGACGGCTTCCGATGGTTCGACGTGACCGTCCAGCCCGTCTACGTACTGCATGACGAATACTTCTTCATCCGCGTTCTCCAGGCTCACGAAATGCTGTTCACCGCGATCGCGGCAGACATGGAAGAAGCCATCCGGGAATTGCGGGCAGGGGACCCGGAGGGAGGCGTGCAGCGAATAGATCACGCGGTCGCGATGTTCGAGCGTGCGGCCGCACTGTTCCGCATAGTGGCCACCATGCAGCCGGAACAATTCTCCGATTTCCGGCAGTACACCGAAGGCGCCAGCGCCATTCAGTCCGAACAATACAAAAGGTTCGAGAGTCTGTGCGGCGTTCCCACCGTCCCGCGCTTGTGCTCGTCCGCCTTCACGAGCGTGCCGGCCGTGAAGGCCGAGGTGGAGGACGACCGGCACGACACGGTCTCCCAGGCGTATCTCGATCTCCGGGCGGAGGGCCGTTTCGGCCCGGGGGAGTGGCACCGCCTCGACGCCGCGCTGAGCCGGTTGGAGAACGGGCACCAGCGGTGGAAGTCGGCACATCGCAGCATCGCCGTGCGCATGCTCGGCGACGCGCACGGCTCGGGCCACACCACCGGCGTCCCGTACCTGACGGAATGCCTGGACAACCGGCTGTTCTGGCAGCTGGACACGCGCCACTGA
- a CDS encoding bifunctional serine/threonine-protein kinase/ABC transporter substrate-binding protein produces the protein MTEQNSELIAGRYRLVERIGQGGMGRVWRGVDQQLFGREVAIKEILFPAGLDDGDRATLLRRFTGEARAAVTLSHPGIITIHDVVEHRGAPVIVMEFIRGQSLAAAIREQGRLPVQRVAEIGAAMLDALTEAHGARIVHRDIKPDNVLLTKDRVVLTDFGIAHLADATTKLSHSGIVIGTPHYMPPEQLEGKRPTAANDMWALGATLYHAVEGHPPFEAEGLHALAVAVFTRPHRQPVHAGPLAPVLDALLDKDPLERAGAAEAAELLASALRSSRSGANAAGGAVVRDPEPVPGPFPVPEAPTEQARTPTEREAELPPPPPLPTPAPAPTAKESAYTPDTLPASLPDRPTTPPVPVPVPPAEDLVSLGGTAPQGRGEGASARRRALTRRSAVLGVAVATLAVGSALTWHFNRDFSPNGGRPSGGGSAAAPVTVVIGVEAPLSGDMSSLGVGIKNSADLAVRTANRTRHVPGVNFEIKALDDEADPAKGRPNAARFTADDKVLGIVGPLNSGVAQTMAEPLGRANLVNVSPANTNPVLTLGPHWAKGVKSRPYETYFRTVATDVDQGPFAARYLHDEARKTKVYVIDDKSAYGTSLTSAFRAAYTKLGGAVVGAEQVDPAEGDFTVLASKVRGSGAEAVYFGGYHTTAGPLSQQLKQAGVTIPLMGGDGIFDQQFLTTNAKAEGDLATNIGVPVEDLAGAADFRAEYQKAGYPEAAGSYGPYAYDAAWSVIEAVKTVVAAHGGTLPADARAKMPQAVAGLAFDGVTGRVAFDEYGDTVNRQLTVYAVKGGSWTTVRSGPAVP, from the coding sequence GTGACCGAGCAAAACTCCGAACTCATCGCCGGCCGCTACCGGCTCGTCGAACGCATCGGGCAGGGCGGCATGGGCCGGGTCTGGCGAGGCGTCGACCAGCAACTCTTCGGACGCGAGGTCGCCATCAAGGAGATCCTCTTCCCGGCCGGACTGGACGACGGCGACCGCGCCACGCTGCTCCGGCGCTTCACCGGCGAGGCCCGTGCGGCGGTGACTCTCAGCCATCCCGGGATCATCACCATCCACGACGTCGTGGAGCACCGCGGGGCCCCCGTCATCGTCATGGAGTTCATCCGGGGGCAGTCCCTCGCGGCGGCCATCCGCGAGCAGGGGCGGCTGCCCGTGCAGCGGGTGGCGGAGATCGGCGCCGCCATGCTCGACGCGCTCACCGAGGCGCACGGCGCGCGGATCGTGCACCGCGACATCAAGCCCGACAACGTGCTCCTGACCAAGGACCGTGTCGTCCTCACCGACTTCGGCATCGCCCACCTGGCGGACGCCACGACCAAGCTCAGCCACAGCGGGATCGTCATCGGCACCCCGCACTACATGCCGCCGGAGCAGCTGGAGGGCAAGCGCCCAACGGCCGCCAACGACATGTGGGCGCTCGGTGCCACCCTCTACCACGCCGTCGAGGGGCACCCGCCGTTCGAGGCCGAGGGGCTCCACGCCCTTGCCGTGGCGGTCTTCACCCGCCCCCACCGGCAGCCGGTCCACGCCGGCCCGCTGGCGCCGGTCCTGGACGCGCTCCTCGACAAGGACCCGCTGGAGCGTGCGGGCGCCGCCGAAGCCGCCGAACTGCTCGCGTCGGCGCTGCGCTCCTCCCGGTCCGGGGCGAACGCGGCCGGGGGAGCCGTCGTACGCGACCCCGAGCCGGTCCCGGGTCCGTTCCCCGTGCCGGAGGCGCCGACCGAGCAGGCCCGCACCCCGACCGAGCGGGAAGCGGAACTGCCGCCCCCGCCGCCCCTGCCGACGCCGGCTCCGGCGCCCACGGCCAAGGAATCCGCGTACACCCCCGACACCCTCCCCGCCTCCCTACCGGACCGGCCGACCACCCCGCCCGTGCCCGTACCCGTGCCTCCCGCGGAGGACCTGGTCTCGCTCGGCGGGACGGCCCCGCAAGGGCGCGGCGAGGGGGCGTCCGCCCGACGGAGGGCGCTCACCCGGCGCTCCGCGGTGCTGGGAGTGGCCGTGGCCACGCTCGCCGTCGGCTCCGCTCTGACCTGGCACTTCAACCGTGACTTCTCGCCCAACGGCGGTAGGCCGTCCGGCGGCGGCTCCGCGGCCGCGCCCGTCACCGTGGTGATCGGGGTGGAGGCGCCGCTGAGCGGCGACATGTCCTCCCTCGGCGTCGGCATCAAGAACTCCGCCGACCTGGCCGTCAGGACCGCCAACCGGACCCGGCACGTACCCGGCGTCAACTTCGAGATCAAGGCCCTGGACGACGAAGCCGATCCCGCCAAGGGCCGGCCGAACGCCGCCCGGTTCACAGCCGACGACAAGGTGCTCGGCATCGTGGGGCCCCTCAACTCCGGAGTCGCCCAGACCATGGCGGAACCGCTCGGACGGGCGAACCTGGTCAACGTGTCGCCCGCCAACACCAACCCCGTGCTGACCCTGGGCCCGCACTGGGCCAAGGGCGTCAAGTCCCGGCCGTACGAAACCTACTTCCGGACCGTGGCCACGGACGTCGACCAGGGGCCGTTCGCCGCCCGGTACCTCCACGACGAGGCCCGGAAGACGAAGGTCTACGTGATCGACGACAAGAGCGCCTACGGCACCAGCCTGACCTCCGCGTTCCGGGCCGCGTACACGAAGCTCGGCGGGGCCGTCGTCGGCGCGGAGCAAGTCGATCCCGCGGAAGGCGACTTCACGGTCCTCGCCTCGAAGGTCCGCGGCTCCGGCGCCGAGGCCGTGTACTTCGGCGGCTACCACACCACCGCCGGGCCGCTCTCCCAGCAGCTCAAGCAGGCGGGCGTGACCATCCCCCTGATGGGCGGCGACGGCATCTTCGACCAGCAGTTCCTCACGACCAACGCGAAGGCCGAGGGCGACCTCGCCACCAACATCGGCGTTCCCGTCGAAGACCTGGCAGGAGCGGCGGACTTCCGCGCGGAGTATCAGAAGGCGGGGTATCCGGAGGCGGCCGGTTCGTACGGCCCCTACGCGTACGACGCGGCCTGGTCCGTCATCGAGGCGGTGAAGACCGTCGTGGCGGCCCACGGCGGTACCCTCCCGGCGGACGCCCGGGCGAAGATGCCGCAGGCCGTCGCCGGGCTGGCCTTCGACGGTGTCACGGGTCGGGTGGCCTTCGACGAGTACGGCGACACGGTCAACCGGCAACTGACGGTGTACGCGGTGAAGGGCGGCAGCTGGACGACCGTGCGGAGCGGCCCCGCCGTTCCTTGA
- a CDS encoding VOC family protein translates to MEQRITLVTLGVSDLARAQGFYEALGWRGQEVEETVFFQAGGLALVLWDRDKLARDCGVEPGPAGGPAGFGGIALAHNVRSETEVDELLAAALRAGGTVTKPAAVNAIGFYSSAFVDPDGHAWEVAYNPGFPLAADGSVTLPDFGGAKA, encoded by the coding sequence ATGGAACAGCGCATCACCCTCGTCACCCTGGGGGTCTCCGACCTCGCACGCGCCCAGGGCTTCTACGAGGCCCTGGGTTGGCGCGGACAGGAAGTCGAGGAGACGGTCTTCTTCCAGGCAGGCGGCCTCGCGCTGGTGCTGTGGGATCGGGACAAGCTGGCCCGCGACTGCGGAGTGGAGCCCGGACCGGCCGGCGGGCCGGCCGGATTCGGCGGGATCGCCCTGGCCCACAACGTCCGCTCCGAGACCGAGGTGGACGAGCTGCTCGCCGCCGCACTCCGGGCAGGCGGCACCGTCACGAAGCCGGCGGCGGTGAATGCGATCGGGTTCTATTCCAGCGCTTTCGTGGACCCGGACGGCCATGCGTGGGAAGTCGCGTACAACCCGGGATTCCCCCTCGCGGCGGACGGCTCGGTCACGCTGCCCGATTTCGGCGGTGCGAAGGCCTGA